From a region of the Malania oleifera isolate guangnan ecotype guangnan chromosome 12, ASM2987363v1, whole genome shotgun sequence genome:
- the LOC131144717 gene encoding uncharacterized protein LOC131144717 produces MSRDRGNENLPSEDIGWHFGTAVDGNRHVIMCKLCGKIIKGGITRLKQHLAHKKGQVAGCSNVTTQVREQMMKHLQQYAEKKRDKQKRQEEAEAQIRGDFENLSDEEDFEEESMRFARQESMRSQQQWEDRQRFRARTTGRGNIYEEGGGSGSGATSGFNRAGARSYSGREAGGSGRQWINPDAPEARLKAMDPILERSKSAKQPKLNTKLLKGLRSKLGKAVGKFLIYNRIPANVADSPFMQPMLDIAVEVGKGVKGPSPYEISEIYLEQEYQEMKNYIASFAGIWKERGVTLMCDGWSGPTRKHIINFLVYCDRGTVFHKSVDASDVPSRTAEYYFRLMDEVVEEIGEENVVQVVTDNEAAMKAGGKLLMQKRPNLYWTACAAHCIDLILEDIGKKSNVKKVLEDARTITSFIYNHTWTVNFMKKFTNNRELLRPAITRFATNFIALETIVRHKQALREMFTSDAWKNSRFGMAKSGPAYDSKKIILGKEFWQKASDIIKVQEPLVKVLKLVDGDEKPTMGFIYEAIDRAKLAIQKDCRFYKDYWKIIDNRWSFQLHQDLHAAGYFLNPQFLYGAPPSPEVAREVMDGVKKVITKLVPDIDTQIRAINQLLLYRDRQETFGTPLAQRAVKQTNPAEWWIHYGLCAPELQRIAIRVLSQTTSASNCERNWSTFSLIHTKTRNRLKYMRLQKLVFVHYNMRLKLRRTMRRSQREIEEGFNPINLDYIFEEDDPLSQWLEERETPLLDGQDNSNWLNEEVGGTTEGGDQPPINAHDDSGSSPERTQSDDNLGLSPPSDDDGNSGAGAGVGGGWQWWWWRRRCRI; encoded by the exons atgtcacgtgatagaggaaatgaaaacttacctagtgaagatattggatggcattttggtactgcggtagacggtaatagacatgttattatgtgtaaattatgtgggaagataatcaaagggggcattacacgcttgaaacaacacttggcacataaaaagggtcaagtagctggatgctcaaatgtgaccacacaagtaagagaacaaatgatgaaacatctacaacagtatgctgagaagaaaagagataaacaaaaaaggcaagaagaagcagaagcccaaattagaggagattttgagaatttgagcgatgaagaagactttgaagaagaaagtatgagatttgctcgacaagaaagcatgcgatcacaacaacaatgggaagatagacaaagatttcgagcaagaacaactggaaggggtaatatttatgaagagggaggtggctctggcagtggtgctaccagtggtttcaatagagcaggagctcgatcttatagtggtcgagaagctggaggtagtggacgacaatggatcaatcctgatgcccctgaagctagactaaaggcaatggatcctattttagaaagaagtaagagtgcgaaacaaccaaaactcaacacaaagttactgaaaggtttaagaagtaaattaggaaaagcggttggaaaattcctaatttataatcggattccagcgaatgtagctgactctccatttatgcagcctatgcttgatattgctgtagaggttggaaagggggtgaagggtccatcaccctatgagatatctgaaatttatttggagcaagagtatcaagaaatgaaaaattatatagcttcttttgctggaatttggaaggaaagaggtgtaacacttatgtgtgatggttggtcaggaccaactagaaaacacattataaactttttagtttattgtgatagaggcaccgtgtttcataaatcagttgatgcctctgatgtgccaagcagaacagctgaatattatttcag attaatggatgaggtggttgaagaaattggagaggagaatgttgtccaagtagtgactgataatgaagctgcaatgaaggcaggaggaaaattattaatgcagaagaggcccaatctctattggacagcatgtgcagctcattgcatagaccttattcttgaagatattggtaagaaaagtaacgtgaagaaggtcttagaagatgcaagaacaataacctcatttatttacaaccacacatggacagtgaatttcatgaagaaattcacaaataatagagagttacttcgccctgccatcactcgatttgccacaaatttcattgctttggagactattgtcaggcataaacaagcactaagggaaatgtttacatctgatgcttggaaaaactcaaggtttggaatggcaaaatcaggcccagcatatgattcaaagaaaattatcttaggcaaagagttttggcaaaaggcctctgatataattaaagtgcaagaacccttggtgaaagttcttaaattggttgatggtgatgaaaaaccaaccatgggcttcatatacgaggcaattgatagggcgaagttggccattcaaaaagattgccggttttacaaagactattggaaaattattgacaaccggtggagttttcagttgcaccaagatttgcacgctgctg ggtattttttgaacccacaatttctttatggtgccccaccctctcctgaagttgctagagaagtcatggatggagttaaaaaagtgataaccaagttggtacccgatatagatactcaaattcgggctattaatcaa ttgttgctatatcgagataggcaggagacttttggaaccccgttggctcaaagggcagtgaaacaaacaaatcctg ctgaatggtggattcattatggcttgtgtgctcctgagctccaaagaatagcaattagagttcttagtcagaccacatcagcttcgaactgtgagcgtaattggagcacctttagcctcatccatacgaaaacaagaaatagattaaagtacatgagactacaaaaacttgttttcgtacattacaacatgaggttaaagttaagacgtacaatgagaagaagccaacgagaaattgaagagggtttcaatcctatcaatttggactacattttcgaagaagatgatcctttaagtcaatggttagaggagagagagacaccactactcgacggtcaggacaattcaaattggttaaatgaagaggttggtggtactacagaaggaggtgatcaaccaccaataaacgcgcatgatgattcaggttcaagccctgaacgtacacaaagtgatgacaatcttggtttgagcccaccaagtgatgatgatggtaatagtggtgctggagctggggttgggggggggtggcagtggtggtggtggaggcggcggtgtagaatataa